A window of Etheostoma spectabile isolate EspeVRDwgs_2016 chromosome 18, UIUC_Espe_1.0, whole genome shotgun sequence contains these coding sequences:
- the fabp7b gene encoding fatty acid binding protein 7, brain, b, with the protein MVDAFCATWKLVDSENFDEYMKALGVGFATRQVGNVTKPTIIISQEGDKVVIRTQSTFKNTEISFKLGEEFDEATADDRNCKSTVTMEGDKLVHVQKWDGKENKMVREIKDGKMIMNLTFEDIHAVRSYEKA; encoded by the exons ATGGTCGACGCCTTCTGTGCCACTTGGAAACTGGTCGACAGTGAGAACTTTGATGAGTACATGAAAGCACTCG GAGTGGGCTTTGCCACCCGGCAGGTTGGTAACGTGACCAAGCCGACTATAATCATCAGCCAGGAGGGTGACAAGGTGGTGATCCGCACCCAGAGCACCTTCAAAAACACAGAGATCTCCTTCAAACTGGGAGAGGAGTTCGACGAAGCCACCGCTGACGACAGGAACTGCAAA TCCACAGTGACTATGGAGGGAGACAAGTTGGTCCACGTCCAGAAGTGGGACGGCAAAGAGAACAAGATGGTCCGAGAAATCAAGGATGGCAAGATGATCATG AACTTGACCTTTGAAGACATCCATGCGGTGCGTAGCTATGAGAAGGCATGA
- the LOC116706131 gene encoding uncharacterized protein LOC116706131 yields MLFKLEELNKETTPDGPSVTEKCSLVIKNVTEEDAGRYSCRQFRSGDKPGGDTVDLSVVTTTEERNEDTVTFNCSVSTLDQCIYFNVKWQYEGDKTEFKDMKTSPSTCSATVTFTTSGFYHTYYQLLKCEVTHKLTGRVQLFPVIHPPPWTLGWWWLLIAGFVGLVVIIPVAVFRWKIAKGNKTQTDDNTADAEEGVSYVTVSYKKTNSRAQADPEAGVSYASVSYSRKTNRRAQGRGEDDDDDDDDVAVTYSTVNASSFSAAASAPPRDRGPTYASRPKK; encoded by the exons ATGCTGTTTAAACTCGAggaattaaacaaagaaactacACCAGACGGACCGAGTGTTACAGAGAAATGTTCTCTGGTTATAAAGAATGTCACAGAGGAGGACGCTGGACGCTACAGCTGCAGGCAGTTCAGATCAGGAGATAAACCAGGTGGAGACACCGTTGATCTGTCCGTTGTTACCA CGACCGAAGAGCGGAACGAGGATACGGTGACGTTCAACTGCTCCGTGTCGACACTTGACCAATGCATATACTTCAACGTGAAGTGGCAGTACGAGGGGGATAAGACTGAGTTCAAAGACATGAAGACATCCCCGAGTACCTGTTCTGCCACTGTGACATTTACAACATCTGGCTTTTATCACACGTATTACCAGTTGTTGAAATGTGAAGTGACACACAAACTAACAGGAAGAGTGCAGCTGTTTCCCGTCATCCATCCTCCGCCCTGGACACTAG GCTGGTGGTGGCTGCTCATCGCTGGGTTTGTGGGATTAGTGGTAATAATCCCAGTGGCTGTCTTCAGATGGAAGATAGCTAAAG GGAACAAAACACAGACGGATGACAACACG GCGGATGCCGAAGAGGGGGTTTCCTACGTCACGGTCAGCTACAAGAAGACCAACAGCAGAGCCCAG GCTGATCCTGAAGCTGGTGTTTCCTACGCCTCCGTCAGCTACTCCAGGAAGACCAACAGGAGAGCCCAG GGCCGCggtgaggatgatgatgatgatgatgatgatgttgcaGTGACCTACAGCACCGTGAACGCCTCCTCCTTTTCTGCTGCAGCCTCCGCTCCTCCCAGAGACCGCGGCCCCACCTACGCCAGCAGGCCGAAGAAATAA